One segment of Nothobranchius furzeri strain GRZ-AD chromosome 13, NfurGRZ-RIMD1, whole genome shotgun sequence DNA contains the following:
- the LOC129163935 gene encoding olfactory receptor 6N1-like translates to MMNSTQVSYFILSFYFDTKLLKYLYFVILFVLYVLLLGCNVLLIVIICVNRTLHEPMYMFLCSLFVNELYGSTGLFPFLLIQILSDVHTISAPLCFLQVCGLHTYLTVEFNNLAVMSYDRYLAICCPLQYDTLMTMKKVAVLIAAAWLASFLGISVYTSSGSWRVQTLFFSSPPNLILKAFVCLCVLEDMWNVPSLWQLNSASYPSLGGTAGRPLKHPGD, encoded by the exons ATGATGAATTCAACACAGGTTTCATATTTTATTCTGAGTTTTTATTTTGATACCAAACTGTTGAAATACTTATACTTTGTGATACTTTTCGTTTTGTACGTTTTACTCCTTGGTTGTAACGTTCTGCTCATCGTGATCATCTGTGTGAACAGGACTCTACATGAACCCATGTACATGTTTCTGTGCAGCCTGTTTGTGAATGAGCTGTATGGAAGTACAGGCTTGTTTCCCTTCCTGCTGATTCAGATTCTCTCTGATGTTCACACCATTTCTGCTCCTCTCTGTTTCCTGCAGGTTTGTGGTCTTCATACTTACTTAACTGTAGAGTTTAATAACTTAGCCGTCATGTCTTATGACAGATATCTGGCCATCTGTTGTCCTCTACAGTATGATACGCTGATGACGATGAAGAAAGTTGCAGTTCTGATTGCAGCAGCGTGGCTAGCCTCCTTTCTTGGCATTAGTGTCTacacttcttccggctcttggagggtacagacgcttttcttctcctctcctccaaatcttatcctcaaggcctttgtctgtctgtgtgtgctgg aagatatgtggaatgtgccgtcgctatggcaactaaaCTCtgcctcctatcccagcctgggcgggactgcgggaaggccgctgaagcatccagg AGATTAG
- the LOC107379911 gene encoding olfactory receptor 11A1-like: MINSTQVSFFTLTAYFDSGALRYLYFVLLFSLYVSIVGCNVLLIVVIYVNRTLHEPMYMFLCSLFVNQLYGSTGLFPFLLIQLLSDVHTISAPLCFLQIFCVYSYASIEALNLAVMSYDRYVAICLPLQYQALMTSKRVAVLIAVTWLFPYFSIAVLVSLSAPLPLCGNAIDRIYCGNYSIVKLSCLDTRLNNILGLLYTAVSIVLPFFMILYSYAKILEVCFSGSKQTRQKAVSTCSPHLACILNFFFGCCFQIVQSRFDLSGVPAVLAIILSLYFLTCQPLFNPLLYGLKMSGISEACKRLICGENTNN; encoded by the coding sequence ATGATCAACTCCACACAGGTTTCCTTTTTCACCCTGACTGCTTACTTTGACTCCGGAGCCCTCAGATATCTGTATTTTGTGTTGCTCTTCTCCTTGTATGTTTCAATCGTTGGCTGTAACGTTCTGCTCATCGTGGTTATTTATGTGAACAGGACTCTACATGAACCCATGTACATGTTTCTGTGCAGCCTGTTTGTGAATCAGCTGTATGGAAGTACAGGCTTGTTTCCCTTCCTGCTGATCCAGCTTCTCTCTGATGTTCACACCATTTCTGCTCCTCTCTGTTTCCTGCAGATCTTCTGTGTTTACTCTTACGCAAGTATAGAGGCTTTGAATTTAGCTGTCATGTCTTATGACAGATACGTTGCTATCTGCTTGCCTCTGCAGTACCAGGCTCTGATGACGTCTAAAAGAGTTGCCGTGCTTATTGCCGTCACATGGTTGTTCCCTTACTTTTCTATAGCGGTCCTGGTGTCGCTGAGCGCCCCGTTGCCGCTCTGTGGGAACGCCATCGACAGGATTTACTGTGGCAACTATTCTATAGTTAAACTGAGCTGCCTGGACACCAGACTCAACAACATTCTGGGTCTTCTTTACACCGCCGTCTCCATTGTGCTTCCTTTTTTTATGATTCTTTACAGCTACGCAAAGATTCTTGAAGTTTGCTTCTCTGGATCCAAACAGACCCGGCAGAAAGCGGTCAGCACCTGCTCTCCTCACCTGGCTTGTATCCTGAACTTTTTTTTTGGTTGCTGTTTTCAGATTGTCCAGAGCCGGTTTGATCTGAGCGGCGTTCCGGCTGTGCTGGCCATCATTCTTTCGCTGTACTTCCTGACCTGCCAGCCGCTCTTTAATCCGCTTCTGTACGGGCTGAAAATGAGCGGCATCAGTGAGGCGTGTAAGCGTCTGATATgtggagaaaacacaaataactaA